A single window of Fodinicurvata sp. EGI_FJ10296 DNA harbors:
- the prfB gene encoding peptide chain release factor 2 (programmed frameshift): MRAELQAVVNDIEGSLALLRRHFDVDQSTLRLDELNALVEDPDLWNDPDSAQTLMRERTRLEDSLGAYHELTTALSDAVELIEMAEAEGDDDTLAAAEADLKALKSRADGLELEALLSGEADSNDCYLEVNAGAGGTEAQDWARMLLRMYVRWADRRKFKTELLEESAGEEAGIKSTTLVIRGHNAYGWLKSEQGVHRLVRISPYDSQARRHTSFASVSVSPVIDDTITVEIEDKDLRIDTYRASGAGGQHVNRTDSAVRITHVPTGIVVQCQNDRSQHKNRATAFDMLRARLYERELKMKEEAAQALADEKTDIGWGHQIRSYVLQPYQMVKDLRTNVESGNPQAVLDGAIDPFLEAALAAKVETTASADSA, from the exons ATGCGCGCCGAACTGCAAGCGGTCGTCAACGACATCGAAGGGTCGTTGGCGCTGCTGAGGAGG CACTTTGACGTCGATCAATCAACGCTGCGTCTGGACGAACTGAACGCACTGGTCGAGGACCCTGATCTCTGGAACGATCCCGATTCCGCACAGACTCTGATGCGGGAACGTACGCGTCTGGAAGATTCGCTGGGCGCCTATCACGAACTGACGACGGCGCTGTCCGACGCGGTTGAGCTCATTGAAATGGCCGAAGCGGAAGGCGACGACGACACGCTTGCCGCCGCCGAAGCAGATCTCAAGGCTTTGAAGTCCCGGGCCGACGGACTCGAACTCGAAGCGCTCCTGTCCGGAGAGGCCGATAGCAACGATTGCTATCTCGAGGTGAATGCCGGCGCCGGCGGTACCGAAGCTCAGGACTGGGCCCGTATGCTGCTGCGCATGTATGTTCGCTGGGCCGATCGGCGCAAGTTCAAGACCGAACTGCTGGAAGAAAGCGCAGGCGAAGAAGCGGGAATAAAATCGACGACGCTGGTCATTCGCGGCCACAATGCCTATGGCTGGCTCAAGAGCGAACAGGGTGTGCACCGGCTTGTCCGGATCAGCCCGTACGACAGCCAGGCCAGGCGTCACACCAGCTTTGCCTCCGTCTCGGTGTCGCCGGTCATCGACGACACCATCACGGTCGAGATCGAAGACAAGGACCTGCGGATCGATACCTATCGCGCCTCGGGTGCGGGCGGACAGCACGTCAACAGAACCGACAGCGCGGTACGTATCACGCACGTTCCGACCGGCATCGTGGTGCAGTGTCAGAACGACCGGTCGCAGCACAAGAACCGTGCGACAGCTTTCGACATGCTGCGGGCGCGGCTATACGAACGCGAACTGAAGATGAAGGAAGAGGCCGCCCAGGCGCTGGCCGACGAGAAAACGGATATCGGCTGGGGCCACCAGATCCGATCCTACGTCCTGCAGCCCTATCAGATGGTCAAGGATCTGCGCACGAACGTGGAGTCCGGCAACCCGCAGGCTGTCCTCGACGGCGCGATCGACCCGTTTCTTGAGGCCGCTCTGGCCGCCAAGGTCGAGACCACGGCATCGGCGGATTCCGCCTGA
- a CDS encoding penicillin-binding protein 1A — protein sequence MRILGWFISSLLIVTVVGGAAAYGALSHFSLRLPDYRQLADYEPPVTTRFHASDGRLLDEFAIENRLFVPINVIPERVRQAFIAAEDQNFYGHSGIDPTSLVRAVVTNIRNIGSGQRPEGASTITQQVAKNFLLTSDVTLDRKIREALIALRMERTFSKDQILELYLNQIYLGRGAYGVAAASLAYFNRSLSELNLEEIAYLAALPKAPNNYHPTRRTEAAVSRRNYVLNRMLDDGYITEDEHAEAVAAPLEVTNQLRQDVVRADYFSEEVRRIVQRIYGDTTLYEGGLSVRTTVDPFYQRVAGQALRNGLVDYDRRFGWRGPIANMADFDAWPEQLRDIRANDEDAAGIEDWRLAVVLEIDADGALIGFEDRSRGWMDLESVSWARPHRGDGRSPGPAPQSVEDVLALGDVVAADASVNRPDYRAAPRDEEASEAVAEGDLIPRFALRQIPEIEGAVVVMDPHTGRVMATTGGYSFERSEFNRATQAERQPGSAFKPFVYLAGLEAGLTPSTILYDTPVAISQGAGQGLWRPTNYGGDSLGAAPMRVGLERSRNLMTVRLLQEVGLERVREVASEFGIYEEMPLLYSMALGAGETTPLDLTAAYAMLVNGGLRIEPTFIDRIQDRTGRTIYRHDERGCNDCTNVAWNGQETPALPDDRERVADPVSAYQVVSMMEGVIQRGTGQRLQSIGKPLAGKTGTTNDVRDAWFIGSTPDLVVGVFVGYDAPHSLGEGQTGSSVALPIFGEFMETVLDGQQVPPFRIPQAANLIRVNPRTGQQASSGEPFIWEAFQAGSGPSTAGTIGGVSDFTAPGDDNDGGFTGGGTGGLY from the coding sequence ATGCGCATTCTGGGTTGGTTTATATCTTCACTACTGATCGTCACCGTCGTCGGCGGTGCCGCCGCCTATGGGGCGCTTAGCCATTTCAGCTTGAGGTTGCCTGACTATCGGCAGCTCGCCGACTACGAGCCGCCGGTAACAACCCGCTTTCATGCCAGTGACGGCCGGCTGCTGGATGAATTCGCGATCGAGAATCGCCTTTTCGTGCCGATCAATGTCATTCCCGAGCGCGTGCGCCAGGCATTTATTGCCGCGGAAGATCAGAATTTCTACGGCCACAGCGGCATCGATCCGACCAGCCTGGTCCGGGCCGTCGTCACCAACATCCGGAACATTGGCAGCGGCCAGCGCCCGGAGGGAGCGTCCACGATCACGCAGCAGGTGGCGAAGAACTTTCTGCTGACATCGGACGTTACCCTTGATCGCAAGATACGCGAGGCACTGATTGCTTTGCGCATGGAGCGGACGTTCTCCAAGGACCAGATCCTCGAACTCTATCTGAATCAGATTTATCTGGGCCGCGGCGCCTATGGTGTGGCTGCGGCATCACTTGCGTATTTCAACCGCTCGCTCTCGGAACTGAATCTGGAAGAAATCGCCTATCTGGCAGCCCTGCCGAAGGCACCGAACAATTACCATCCGACCCGGCGTACCGAAGCGGCCGTCTCCCGGCGCAACTATGTCCTGAATCGCATGCTTGACGACGGCTACATCACCGAAGATGAGCATGCCGAGGCCGTGGCCGCGCCCCTGGAAGTGACCAATCAACTGCGGCAGGACGTGGTCCGCGCGGATTACTTCAGCGAGGAAGTCCGACGGATCGTTCAACGGATATACGGCGACACCACCCTGTATGAAGGCGGGCTATCGGTCCGGACGACGGTCGATCCCTTTTATCAGCGGGTGGCGGGCCAGGCCCTGCGCAACGGTCTGGTCGACTACGACCGGCGGTTCGGATGGCGCGGACCGATTGCCAATATGGCGGATTTCGATGCCTGGCCCGAGCAACTGCGCGATATCAGGGCCAACGACGAGGACGCGGCCGGGATAGAGGATTGGCGGCTGGCCGTCGTTCTTGAAATCGATGCCGACGGTGCGCTGATCGGGTTCGAGGATCGCAGCCGCGGCTGGATGGATCTGGAAAGCGTGTCCTGGGCCCGGCCGCACCGTGGCGACGGGCGGTCCCCCGGGCCAGCGCCGCAGTCGGTCGAGGACGTGCTCGCCCTTGGCGATGTTGTCGCCGCCGATGCCTCTGTAAACCGGCCGGATTATCGAGCCGCCCCCCGCGACGAGGAGGCGAGCGAGGCGGTTGCGGAAGGCGACCTGATCCCGCGTTTCGCCCTCAGGCAGATCCCCGAGATCGAAGGCGCGGTCGTTGTCATGGATCCGCATACGGGACGCGTGATGGCGACGACGGGCGGGTACAGCTTCGAGCGATCCGAGTTCAACCGCGCCACCCAGGCAGAACGTCAGCCCGGCTCCGCCTTCAAGCCCTTTGTCTACCTCGCAGGGCTCGAAGCGGGGCTGACCCCGAGCACGATCCTCTATGACACGCCGGTCGCCATCAGCCAGGGGGCGGGTCAGGGACTGTGGCGACCGACTAACTATGGCGGCGATTCTCTCGGGGCGGCGCCGATGCGCGTCGGCCTGGAACGTTCGCGCAACCTCATGACGGTTCGGCTGTTGCAGGAAGTCGGTCTGGAGCGGGTGCGCGAGGTTGCGAGCGAATTCGGCATCTATGAAGAAATGCCGCTGCTGTACTCGATGGCGCTCGGGGCCGGCGAAACCACGCCTCTCGATTTGACAGCGGCCTATGCCATGCTCGTCAACGGCGGCCTGCGGATCGAACCGACATTCATCGACCGCATTCAGGACCGGACTGGCCGGACGATCTATCGACATGACGAACGGGGCTGCAATGACTGCACGAACGTCGCATGGAATGGTCAGGAAACACCGGCACTGCCCGACGACCGCGAGCGTGTGGCGGATCCCGTAAGCGCGTATCAGGTCGTCTCGATGATGGAAGGCGTCATTCAGCGGGGTACCGGCCAGCGGCTCCAGTCGATCGGCAAGCCGCTTGCCGGCAAGACCGGGACGACCAACGACGTTCGCGACGCGTGGTTCATCGGATCGACACCGGATCTGGTCGTTGGCGTTTTCGTGGGTTACGACGCGCCGCATTCGCTGGGCGAGGGGCAAACGGGCAGCAGCGTGGCGTTGCCGATCTTCGGTGAATTCATGGAGACGGTCCTGGACGGCCAGCAGGTGCCGCCATTCCGCATTCCGCAGGCAGCCAACCTGATTCGCGTCAATCCCCGGACAGGCCAGCAGGCGAGTTCCGGAGAGCCGTTCATATGGGAAGCCTTTCAGGCCGGCAGCGGCCCGTCGACGGCCGGTACGATCGGTGGTGTGTCGGACTTCACGGCCCCAGGCGACGACAACGATGGCGGGTTCACCGGCGGGGGCACGGGCGGCCTTTACTGA
- a CDS encoding N-acetylmuramoyl-L-alanine amidase, whose protein sequence is MLITLLVAVLSGLAALPPVSALGQSANATGSGAAAVVTAQRMGDHGDRTRFVLEMSRERAFSILTLSDPDRVILDFPATDWRAASEGPGIGLVGRFEVGRSPDGARRVLLTMTEPVAISDAFFIPARDEGPARFVLDLVEKPAETGAWTADGGEADGTRHGSSPAADAASETASSPRTPPRAPPDIPEFPIPDRRPDVDGAGAGADGATDGNRSGGTVAVFESSDGSATTAPRRRIAAVAPVSRQVAADMPDLGGLPLPPIRPAVMSTADGGGPEGEGRSVGQSGPVAVDGVPFDVPMPPIRPNRPAVRTVVIDAGHGGIDPGAVGVSGTMEKTIVLRAARMLREALLDRGGYRVVLTRDGDETLRLRDRVRIARQADGDLFLSLHADSMENQNVRGASVYTLSEVASDREAEMLAARENRADALAGVVLDPTDDMVASILIDLAQRDTKNQSRLIADHLVTALGGVTRMLSNSHRQAGFAVLTAPDVPSALVELGYLSNVEDERQLSDTAHLEAMIETIAGAVDDYFRAPNLAGLARR, encoded by the coding sequence TTGCTGATAACACTCTTGGTAGCGGTCCTGTCGGGACTCGCTGCCTTGCCGCCGGTGTCGGCGCTTGGCCAGTCGGCAAACGCGACTGGTTCGGGGGCAGCTGCGGTCGTGACGGCTCAGCGGATGGGTGATCACGGCGACCGGACCCGTTTTGTCCTCGAAATGAGTCGCGAGCGGGCGTTCTCGATCCTCACGCTCAGCGATCCCGATCGAGTTATTCTGGATTTTCCCGCAACCGACTGGCGCGCCGCCTCCGAGGGGCCGGGTATCGGTCTCGTTGGCCGGTTCGAGGTGGGGCGCTCGCCGGACGGCGCACGCCGCGTTCTTCTGACGATGACAGAACCGGTTGCCATTTCGGACGCCTTTTTCATCCCCGCCCGCGACGAGGGTCCAGCACGTTTCGTGCTCGATCTCGTCGAGAAACCGGCGGAGACCGGCGCCTGGACGGCCGACGGAGGAGAAGCCGACGGGACACGGCACGGCAGTTCGCCGGCCGCCGATGCGGCGTCGGAAACCGCTTCATCGCCCCGTACTCCGCCGCGCGCTCCTCCGGATATTCCCGAGTTTCCGATCCCGGATCGTCGTCCCGACGTTGACGGGGCAGGGGCAGGGGCAGATGGCGCGACGGACGGCAATCGGTCCGGCGGTACCGTCGCCGTTTTCGAGTCGTCGGACGGTAGCGCTACGACCGCGCCACGCCGCCGCATCGCAGCCGTAGCGCCGGTATCACGGCAGGTAGCTGCGGATATGCCTGATCTCGGTGGACTGCCGCTGCCGCCGATTCGACCTGCCGTGATGTCGACGGCTGACGGGGGGGGGCCGGAGGGTGAGGGTCGGAGCGTTGGGCAATCCGGACCGGTCGCAGTGGACGGCGTTCCATTCGATGTTCCGATGCCGCCGATACGGCCCAATCGACCGGCCGTGCGCACAGTCGTGATCGACGCCGGGCATGGCGGTATCGACCCCGGGGCAGTCGGCGTTTCCGGCACTATGGAGAAAACGATTGTTCTCAGGGCGGCACGAATGCTGCGCGAGGCGCTTCTGGACCGGGGGGGCTACAGGGTCGTCCTGACCCGTGACGGTGACGAGACCCTGCGGCTGCGCGACCGGGTCCGGATCGCCCGTCAGGCTGACGGCGACCTGTTTCTCTCGCTTCACGCCGACAGCATGGAGAACCAGAACGTTCGTGGCGCGTCGGTCTACACCTTGTCCGAGGTTGCTTCCGACCGGGAAGCCGAAATGCTTGCCGCCCGGGAAAACCGCGCGGATGCCCTTGCCGGCGTGGTGCTCGATCCAACCGACGATATGGTCGCGTCGATTCTCATCGACCTGGCCCAGCGTGACACCAAGAATCAATCCCGCCTGATCGCGGATCATCTGGTGACGGCGCTGGGCGGCGTGACGCGCATGCTGTCGAATTCTCACCGACAGGCCGGTTTCGCGGTACTGACGGCGCCGGATGTCCCCTCCGCCCTGGTGGAGCTGGGCTATCTGTCGAATGTGGAGGACGAGCGCCAGTTGAGTGACACGGCCCATCTGGAGGCCATGATTGAAACCATCGCCGGCGCAGTGGATGACTATTTCAGGGCCCCCAATCTGGCGGGACTGGCCCGGCGCTAG
- a CDS encoding TRAP transporter substrate-binding protein, with protein sequence MRGKAWGAALLAAGTIAAGTSGAGADEITLRFGHFWPAGAGPHADFALDWTEQVAACADGAVNFDFHTGGSQLGNVTRLEEYLRAGLLDIAHGLNHLPRGRFDAATVIDTPLLARSAYANSNALWSLFEEGLISEPYEGLKVLALHAHDAGLIHTAGTPVRTPADAAGLRIRTPAPSVALMIESLDAVPVGVPPTETYETLARGIADGTVFPYEAVFGFNLAEVLDYHSEIGLYTTSFWFAMNEDAYNGLPDTVRDCVDEASYRPLASRFGEEYWPSWDEPGKELAIAEGNEIIELTEEEQALWQAHFEPVAEEWLDSLQAEGVDNAHEIYARAQELVAEYQAEYESR encoded by the coding sequence ATGCGAGGCAAGGCATGGGGGGCGGCTCTGTTGGCCGCCGGGACGATCGCCGCCGGTACGAGCGGCGCCGGCGCCGATGAAATAACGCTGAGATTCGGACATTTCTGGCCGGCGGGGGCGGGACCGCATGCCGATTTTGCCCTCGACTGGACCGAACAGGTGGCGGCCTGCGCCGATGGCGCCGTCAATTTCGATTTTCATACCGGCGGTTCGCAGCTCGGCAACGTCACCCGGCTGGAAGAATACCTTCGCGCCGGACTTCTGGATATCGCGCATGGCCTGAACCACCTGCCGCGTGGCCGATTCGACGCCGCGACCGTCATCGATACGCCGTTGCTGGCCCGAAGTGCCTACGCAAACTCCAATGCGCTGTGGTCGTTGTTCGAGGAAGGGCTGATTTCCGAGCCCTATGAAGGGCTGAAGGTTCTGGCGCTTCATGCGCATGATGCCGGGCTGATCCACACTGCCGGAACGCCTGTACGGACACCGGCCGATGCGGCGGGACTTCGTATCAGAACGCCCGCGCCGTCGGTGGCCCTCATGATCGAGAGCCTGGATGCCGTCCCGGTGGGCGTCCCGCCGACAGAGACATACGAAACTCTGGCGCGCGGCATCGCCGACGGAACGGTCTTCCCGTATGAGGCCGTGTTCGGATTCAATCTCGCCGAAGTCCTCGACTACCACTCCGAAATTGGGCTCTACACGACCTCCTTCTGGTTCGCCATGAACGAGGATGCCTATAATGGTCTGCCCGACACGGTCCGCGACTGCGTCGACGAAGCGTCCTACCGACCGCTCGCGTCGCGTTTCGGCGAGGAATACTGGCCAAGCTGGGACGAACCCGGGAAGGAACTGGCGATTGCCGAAGGCAACGAGATCATCGAGCTGACCGAAGAGGAGCAGGCTCTTTGGCAGGCGCATTTCGAACCGGTCGCCGAAGAATGGCTTGACAGCCTTCAGGCCGAAGGTGTCGACAACGCGCATGAAATCTATGCACGGGCGCAGGAACTGGTCGCCGAATACCAGGCCGAGTACGAAAGCCGGTAA
- a CDS encoding DUF938 domain-containing protein codes for MSLHRPRRHAPATARNRRPILDVLRTALPSAGLVLEIASGTGEHAAYMAPRLGPGIVWQPSEADMDALVDIDEHARESRCLTIRPALYLNVAEHDWPIDEADAIFCSNMIHIAPWPATEGLFAGAARLLDVGAPIILYGPFKRNGDHTAQSNAAFDAQLRSQDERWGLRCLDTEVAPLAAECGFTIDAVVPMPANNLTVVFRRHEMPAA; via the coding sequence ATGTCTTTGCACAGGCCACGGCGGCATGCGCCGGCAACCGCCCGCAACAGACGGCCGATCCTCGATGTTCTCAGAACCGCGCTGCCATCCGCAGGGCTCGTCCTGGAGATTGCCAGCGGCACCGGCGAGCACGCAGCCTATATGGCGCCGCGCCTCGGCCCCGGTATCGTCTGGCAACCGAGCGAGGCTGACATGGACGCCCTGGTCGATATCGACGAACATGCCCGCGAAAGCCGCTGTCTGACGATACGGCCCGCGCTCTACCTGAATGTGGCGGAACACGACTGGCCGATTGACGAAGCCGATGCGATTTTCTGCAGCAACATGATCCACATCGCGCCATGGCCCGCGACGGAGGGTCTGTTTGCCGGCGCCGCGCGGCTGCTGGATGTCGGCGCCCCCATCATTCTCTATGGCCCTTTCAAGCGCAACGGCGACCATACGGCACAGTCGAACGCCGCCTTCGATGCTCAGCTTCGCAGCCAGGACGAGCGCTGGGGCCTGCGGTGTCTCGATACCGAGGTGGCACCGCTGGCCGCCGAGTGCGGTTTCACGATCGACGCCGTCGTGCCGATGCCGGCCAACAATCTGACCGTCGTCTTCAGACGACACGAAATGCCCGCCGCATAA